GTTGCAACGAACCGGGGCCATTCCTTTTTTAAACCAGGGTGGCGCCGAAACGGCTGTGCGGCCACCACCCACTTTGGAGCCAAGAAAGCCGGACACGCCGTAAAACGAGGGCCATGCAGTCCCCATTCCACCCAAAGTAGGTAGCTGCGGTACACGGGCAGCCAACAAAACAGGCGCCCAGCCCCTCAAGGGCCGGACGCCTGCGGCAAAGCAAACAGAAAACTAGCTGCTGCGGTCTACCACCGCGTGGGCGAAGTTGGTCAGGGACGCCTTCACAACGCCCTCGGGCAGCGGCTCCAGAGCCGCAACGGCCTCGGCGGACCACTGGCGGGCGATCTTCCACGATTCCTCGGTGACGGGGTGTTCGCGCAGACCGGCAACAACTTCAGCCAGGGCCTCGTCGGAGCTCAAGTCGCCGTCAACGAGTTCCAGCAAAGCAATCGCGGAGGCATCCCCTGCAGCAGCATCGCGGCGGAGTAGCAGGACAGGCAGCGTAGGAACACCTTCGCGGAGGTCGGTGCCCGGGGACTTGCCGGATTTGACCTTGACGCCGGTCACATCGATGACGTCGTCGGCAAGCTGGAACGCCACGCCAACCTTCTCGCCGTATTCCACCAGCAGGTCCTCGTAGGACTCGTCGGCGCCGGCGAAGATCGCACCCAGCTGGCCGGAAGCTGCCACCAGGGAGCCGGTCTTGTCAGCAATGACGGACAGGTAGTGCTCTACGGGATCTTCGTCTTCGCGCGGGCCCACAGTTTCGTGGAGTTGGCCAAGGCACAAGCGTTCAAACGTCCGGGCCTGGATACCGAGTGCACGGGAGCCGAGCTCGGACACCAGGATGGAGGCGCGGGCAAAGATGAGGTCGCCGGTAAGGATGGCCACCGAGTTGCCCCATACTTCGTGGGCAGTGGGAGCGCCGCGGCGGAACGGAGCGGAGTCCATCACATCGTCGTGGTACAGCGTGGCAAGGTGTGTCAGTTCCACTACAACAGCGGCCTGAACAACTTCGGGGCGTGAAGCATCACCAAGGTGGGCGCACAGCAGGGTGAGCAGCGGACGGATGCGCTTACCACCGGCTTCCACCAGGTGGCGCGACGTCGCGTCAGCCAGGGGGTCCGAGTTGGAGATGGCTTCGCGGAGCTTCTTTTCCACCCGGGCAAGGTTGGTGGTGATGGCAGGGCCGAGCTCGGCATCACCGGCAATGGCGGCAAAACCGGCGGGCAGCTGGAGCCCCGTTGCGATCGCAGTGGTGTTGGGAGCAGGCTCAACAGTCTGCGGCAAGCCGTGTCCGGCATGCGTCCAGCTGTGTTCGGCAGAGTTCGTCACGGGTTAACCCTAACTAGTTGTTGCGGAAACCGCGGAGTCGGTGCCTACCGGCGTAAGGGCGCTGGCAGGGGAAGTGTTGGAGGTGGCCGGAACCAGCATCTCGAGGACCCGGATCACGCGGTCTTCGAAGCCTTTCGCGGACGGATCCGTGAGGTTCGCGAGCATTCGAACCACAAAACGCATCAGGACAGGGATGGGCATACCCGTGCGCAGCGCCAGTTTCATCACGGCGGGCTTCCCAATCAAGGAAGCGAATAGACGGCCAAGCGTG
This genomic interval from Paenarthrobacter aurescens TC1 contains the following:
- a CDS encoding trans-hexaprenyltranstransferase (heptaprenyl diphosphate synthase) (identified by match to protein family HMM PF00348), yielding MTNSAEHSWTHAGHGLPQTVEPAPNTTAIATGLQLPAGFAAIAGDAELGPAITTNLARVEKKLREAISNSDPLADATSRHLVEAGGKRIRPLLTLLCAHLGDASRPEVVQAAVVVELTHLATLYHDDVMDSAPFRRGAPTAHEVWGNSVAILTGDLIFARASILVSELGSRALGIQARTFERLCLGQLHETVGPREDEDPVEHYLSVIADKTGSLVAASGQLGAIFAGADESYEDLLVEYGEKVGVAFQLADDVIDVTGVKVKSGKSPGTDLREGVPTLPVLLLRRDAAAGDASAIALLELVDGDLSSDEALAEVVAGLREHPVTEESWKIARQWSAEAVAALEPLPEGVVKASLTNFAHAVVDRSS